The nucleotide window ACGCGGCCGTAGCCCTGCTCCAGGAAGAGCGGCCAGGCGGCCTTGGTCACGTTGAAGGAGCCCTTCAGGTGGACGTTCAGGACCGCGTCGAAGGCGTCGTGATCCATCTTCTTGAAGGAGGTGTCCCGCAGGATGCCGGCGTTGTTGATGACCACGTCGAGGCGGCCGAAGGTGTCGACGGCGGCCTTCACCATGGCCTCGGCGCCGGCCTGCTCGCTGACCGAGTCGTAGTTCGCCACGGCCTTGCCGCCGGCGGCCTCGATCTCCTCGACCACCTTCTGGGCCGGGGTCTCGCCGGAGCCCTCGCCCTGGAGGGAGCCGCCCAGGTCGTTCACCACGACCTTGGCGCCGTGCTTGGCGAAGAGGAGGGCGTGGGAGCGGCCGAGGCCACCACCGGCACCGGTCACCAGGACTACCTTGTCGTCGAAGCGGACGTCGCTCATGGGGAGTCTCCTTGGGGGAAATAGGTTGGGCGGAACCTATCTCCGATCGAGGTCGCCGTCAGGGGGTCGTGCGGAGCGCCGGCCGGAGCCTCAGCTCGCGGCGCGCATGCCCGGCTCGTAGCGCATCCACTTGTTCCGCCCGGCGTCCTTCGCGTTGTAGAGCGCGATGTCGGCGTGATCGAGGAGATCGCGCCAGCTGGCGGCGTCGTGGGGGTAGGAGGCGACCCCGATGGAGAGCGTGATCTTGCCGAGGGGCTGGGTCCCCTCGTTGGGGAAGATCCGCTCCTCGACCGCCGCCCGTAGCTTCTCGGCGACCTCGGGAGCCCGGTCGCGGTCGATGCGAGGGAGCACGACGGTGAACTCCTCGCCGCCGTAGCGGGCGAGGGTGTCGACCGAGCGCACGTGCTCCTTCAGCGTCCGGGCGACCTCGATCAGCACCCGGTCGCCCATGGGGTGGCCGTGGGTGTCGTTGTACTTCTTGAAGTGATCGATATCGATCATCACGACCGTGAAGGGCTGGTGGAAGCGCGCCGACCGCGTGATCTCCATGTCCAGCTGCCGCTCGAGCTCCCGGCGGTTGAAGAGGCCGGTGAGGGGGTCGGTGATCGAGAGCTCGAGGGTCTGCTGGTAGAGGCGGGCGTTGATGATGGCCAGGGCCGCCTGGGTGGCGACGGTCTCGAGGAGGCGGATCTCGTTGCTGGTGAAGGCGCCGACCACCGGCCGGTTGAAGGCGAGCCCGCCCACCGGCTCGCCGCGGTGAATCATGGGCACCACCAGCACCGAGCCGTCGTCGCTGCGGCGGCCCTTG belongs to Deltaproteobacteria bacterium and includes:
- a CDS encoding diguanylate cyclase, translated to MAIALSLIALVLAFSGIILSGRNPDPREAWVIAGAIIGALLGASAALKFLVLDPLAELTQVMERAQGGEFLIRAKVRSADEIGQLANSFNIMLARVTDLAATHIDSEVEKEWMQRKLELQEQLAAGREELADRVRELSLLIDVTQAISSSLDLQAVLSQVTEKIGIALGFDEFTLLLYDYENREYAVTETFGMKDEMREQVESLRFSEEEGLIGVMHESRRTVYVPNTRDEPRYLHYKGRRSDDGSVLVVPMIHRGEPVGGLAFNRPVVGAFTSNEIRLLETVATQAALAIINARLYQQTLELSITDPLTGLFNRRELERQLDMEITRSARFHQPFTVVMIDIDHFKKYNDTHGHPMGDRVLIEVARTLKEHVRSVDTLARYGGEEFTVVLPRIDRDRAPEVAEKLRAAVEERIFPNEGTQPLGKITLSIGVASYPHDAASWRDLLDHADIALYNAKDAGRNKWMRYEPGMRAAS